A segment of the Chloracidobacterium sp. genome:
GTGTGCGACCGCGTAATGCACCGGGCTCACTGTCCCGTGTTAATCATTAAGTAGCGTACCTGGATCAACCTTGGCGTCTAGCGGCGTTGCCAGAGCCTGATCGGCGGCGTGCGGAGGTTACGCACCCTCGTATGACAGTCGAGTCGTTGCTCCAAGCCAAGCGTGCGCCGGTGCGCCCGCACCGACGAGCGTACCATCGGGCGTACCTTGGCAACTTGCTTGCCGGCCACTTTCACATTCCCCTAGTGGTCATTGAAGCCCCGCCCGGCTACGGCAAGACCACCTTATTGAGCGCTATCGCGCACCGCCCAAACGCGCAAGTCGGTTGGTTGACGCTGGATGCGACGGACGCGGCGTTGAACACGTTTACGGCTAACGTGTGTGCGGCACTCTACCGCTTGCCGATTGTGTCGGATTACCACGTACTTGACCCCGGCGATATTCGTCCAGCTGTGCAGCTTGTCGTCAACGGCATGCGCGAGTTGGGTATTGAAACCTTGGTGTTGGACAACTTTGAGCGGGTGGCGGAGTCGCCGGCGGTCAATTACTTGGTTGAACAGGCAGCGGCTGACTTGCCGCCGCCGTTGCAGATCATCATTGCCACCCAGCGCCCACCGTTGCTCAAGCGCACCGCGCGCGGGCGCGTCGCCCGGTTGGACATTACGGAGTCCGATCTGCGTTTTGACCCAGAAGACGTTGTCGGATACTTCGCGCAGGCGGCCCGCTATGACCTCAGCGCTGATGAAGGCGGACTGATTGTCGAGCGAACCGGTGGTCAGGCCGCCGTCGTCAATCTGGTTTTACAGTTGGCGTACGGGCTGCCTTCTTACCTCCGCATCAACTTTGAGACGCTGCTTACGCCTGCCGGAGAATCGGCGCCGGTTTTACTCTTGCGGGAATTTTTGCGCCGCCTGCCGACGCCGTTTGATGAGGCGGTGCGGCTGCTCAAAAACGGCGACATGGAAACGCCCGCTGGCCGGGAACTCCATCAGGCGCTGGCGGCGGCCAACTGTCTTGTTCACACCCTTGACGACGACAACCGAACGCTGGTCGTTCACCCGTTGCTACGAGAATTGTCAAAACGACTGTAGGTTAGCCGGTGGACGGGGCAGGAAACGCGGCGTGTCCCCCTTGGCTTGAACCAGCACCTTGAAGCGGTCGCTAAACCCGCCCGGTACAAGAAAATGTTTGAGCGCCAAGCGGGCCTTGAG
Coding sequences within it:
- a CDS encoding AAA family ATPase, which codes for MTVESLLQAKRAPVRPHRRAYHRAYLGNLLAGHFHIPLVVIEAPPGYGKTTLLSAIAHRPNAQVGWLTLDATDAALNTFTANVCAALYRLPIVSDYHVLDPGDIRPAVQLVVNGMRELGIETLVLDNFERVAESPAVNYLVEQAAADLPPPLQIIIATQRPPLLKRTARGRVARLDITESDLRFDPEDVVGYFAQAARYDLSADEGGLIVERTGGQAAVVNLVLQLAYGLPSYLRINFETLLTPAGESAPVLLLREFLRRLPTPFDEAVRLLKNGDMETPAGRELHQALAAANCLVHTLDDDNRTLVVHPLLRELSKRL